The Zeugodacus cucurbitae isolate PBARC_wt_2022May chromosome 4, idZeuCucr1.2, whole genome shotgun sequence genome includes the window tcactcttgccaacaggtgctactttggactgagtaggcaattgaacagtaaagtcctctctcgacgaaccaaaatcaaactctacaagtcgcttatcattcccgtcctgctttatggtgcagaagcttggacgatgtcaacatcagatgagacgacactaggaggagaggaaaattttgcgcaagatgtatggtcctcagaacattggcagcgaataccgcagacgatggaacgatgagctgtacgaggtATAcgtcgacattgacatagttcagcgaataaaaagacagcggctacgctggctaggtcatgttgtccgaatggacgaaaatactccagctctgaaagtgttcgatacagtacccgccggaggaagccgaggagggggaaggtctccactccgttggagggaccaggtggagagcgacctggttacacttggattctccaactggcgccgaactgcgaaggaaagagaataGTGGCGCACTCtcttcgattcggctataaccggctaaacccTGTATTTTACTCATCTAGTTCGTTCTGGCTAAATAGTAGAGCTTCAGCATGAAGAACCCCGACTGACATTCATGGACCGAATAACCACCTCCCAATAGTCGAGGAACCGTAACAAAATCTATACATTTCTGAAGCCGATGGATACTGGTGTTGAAAAGTGTATAATAGCAACAATGTCAAGTAAAATGGTAGTGGTCGAATCACGGTGAGCCAACGTAAACGGTGTACAAGCCAGGATTGAGGATCAGCTAGGTTTTGCCatttgtttggtgggattggaatgaAATCATCTACTATGAGTTGCTATCATACGGCCAAACTCTTAATTAAGACCTGTACTCTCAACAATTAGAGTGTTTGAAGGAAGCAATTGCCCGGAAGCCACCATCTTGCAACTTACCAGATGCTCAGGGAGCTTGCACCTATCTTATAGTTCGGATTACGCAACAAATGATCACTCGCCGTTCCTGTCTGTGGTGAATGAATCCGTCTGAAGAGTGGCTTGTAATAAGTGACTGTTCCAAGTGACATTATGAAAATATCTTCAAACGGTCAAAAAGTTATGAACAAACAGTACATGTTTGATCATTCTAACTGTGCTAAGTAAACCTTCAAGTTGGTGCAAAAATAATGGTCCACTTTTACCAGACTTTTCTTACCCAACCATAtgttttgttagaaaattatattagagGAAAAATATACGAGTATGCCATTCAACATTCCTTTTGGGAAGATTTAAAACGTGTAGGACCAACTACAAATATAAGGACGCTCTGGAATCAGTGTCTAGTAAAAGTGTGggtaaaaattatatgtacatatgtatatatacttattggtctacaactttgcttccgccgttttccaatagatgtctccagggtcaagcactggtcgattaaatcgattaaatcgttttatatcgatcttggacatttgtgtcaacattaacccaacaaaattttgtcgagatctgtttgcatcccaaacttattctcaaccgaaaatgtcactttttgagccgaattctcgacatttgcgggaaattttgcttttattttttaattccaagaaaagtgcggttgaggctcatcgaatgagtgaaaaaagccttaaatttacaaaaaaaaggaaacaaagttgtagacgTAATATATATTCTGgaatacacatttatatactattatatattatactattactttaaattaaaacacgCATGAACATTAAAAATGCATTGAGAAATGTGCGTACAAGATTTTAACTGGTAAGcaatatattccaaaaattcGAAACTTCaagtataattaattttttaatttgtcaataACAAGTAAATATCTATAACAGCACAACTATGCGTTCTCGTTCTTAtagcatacacatacaaatgtatgtattaataaTCGCAATTAcagaaataattataatcaaTTTGAAATCCTTTAAAACATCTGAATATCGCCAGCATTTAGAACCGGACCTGATATTTTAGGCGTATTTAGCCATTTAATTCAATGGTAACTAGCAATCAAGTGACACTGTTTCATTTTGTTGGCTTATATATGCACTTTTATTggcaaaatgttaaatttatttgcatttgttgttggctgCGTTACAGTGAAACTTAATGGAATGCAATTGAAATGCGGGTTTTTGGATTGATTGCTTTGACGATTTTTGCAATAATCGAGTAAATTTTTTCTCTGAATTAATTGGATATTAAAATTGGCAATCATTCAGAACCGATTACGTTTTATAGCtatactaaatataatatatatttattcattaatttcttaGAATCATACTTTGATATActaagtatttattattaccTTCAAGAGGGGTTAATTTTGAGTCATCCGAACAATTTATCCAATCTGCTCTGCAATTGTTATATGTAGCTCTTTGCCGCCCATGGCTTATTTCGtgaaatgtatacatatttatgctctAAGTCGCTTTCGGCATTCCACAAAGCGGATATTTGAGCTTCGGGTGTCAAATTTGGAAAACAAAGAGCCGTAATGATGTCTTGCCTTTGCTTGAAAACATCTCTGATCGATATTGTTTGTTAAAATTGTATTGTAATAGATGACTTGTGTGGCGAAGCTCACTAACTGGTTTTATACCCCTATTTATTAGTTCTCTCAGCTAACTGCActcagataaaaaaaaaaaatagtagaatttataaataataatttttaactaaataaaatgtaattaaattgtgGCTTTGCCTGTAAACAGCTGGCCAAGGCATGTAATTAGAAGTGTGGCGAcacgtcgtatgagtaacatttcatACACTTTGGTAACTATGAATTTAGGCAATTATTTCTAAACATAGTTGTGAACAATTTACTTACCACTTATTAAATGCTTGGCTAACGTTGTCAAGGCATGATTGCGTTACGTCGTGTTACTGTGCACAGCTTGATATCCATACGACCAGtctgcaaatacaacaacagcaacaacaagcaagcaCGATATGCATCAAAGCTTTATGCAAGCCATTTGCTGcgcattttatttggttttgctATGGTTTTCTGCCGatttgctttcaatttaagcTGCGTGTGATTGTGCGTGtgctatatttatttacactaaatgcaaaaaatatgcagccacacacatacactacaAATATGGAAATATACAAACAGTCAATATTAAAAAGGTGTGTATGACAGGCTTAGAACTTTGCTGTTTGCtgttaatttttgctttgctcGAGTTATTGGACGTGGGAGCATTTTACGCAGATTGTGGgctacacacaaaaactaaaatcaaatatttattcgcGCGCGTTTGTGTGTCTGTTCGCGTATAATGTGTCACATTGAAGCACAAatatctgtttttctttttttttttgttctattaatattttttcatgatTGTGGCATAAGTATGAATATATGCGATAATTTGCTGCAATTCACGCTTCAAAAGTTGCCTAGTCTTGTTGTCGATTTCTTGACTAGAAtgctgcaaacacacacacacacacacagacttgTAGATAAAGGTAAGTATATGTGCGTGTGAATGTGTATGCACTCCTATGTATGTCAaacttatttgcatttattttaaaaggaGTTGAGCGGATTACCTAAATTAGCTGCTGatatgtgtatgcatatttGTACATTGTACAATTTCATGATTGATAAATAGAGTTGGTTGTTCGAATCGTACAAGTAGCAAACGACAGTACCATGAATGATTGAAGTTAATTAGATTAAATCAGTTTGAACAGACAACTGCACATATGCTTGGGTgtgctaatatatatatatatatatataagcatggGTGTacatatctatctatatatagtcgtatttatgtaagtatttaATAAGCGTGTGAGTGGTTAATATTACGCTTAAAGTGTACGTATGTACAATTTCGGctttgatatattttaattaggCAAAACTTGTATTTTGCTGTCGAAAGTGTAAAAGATAAATGCTCCCTGGTATTGGCGCATTTGAAAGACGAAAATATTGTGGTAATTCATCCAAGCACCGCTGATGCTAATGTATTGGGTACAGCAATTAGCTAATCTTGTGCTActatgcaaaatttttttttatatataaatgcattattgAAAAGAATTATGAATTTTTCCCACACAACACTTGACAAGAGCCGATTATTCTTAGTTCttagtatttttttactaacatacatatatactcagaCTTATATCTGACTGCATGTGCAATTAGCCAGAGAGGTTGGTGATCTATTAAAGTGACCTTGAAATTTAGAAACAACGCGTAAAACTAAtgtatttcacttatttatatatacacaagtaattgCAGTTGCACCAGGCAGGCGCTTATGCAAGCGTAGACCAGCATACAATCGTACTCGTGTTTTGGTGCGTTTCAAATCTCTTGTGTATGCACACACGTAGGTGCGTGTGTACGTGGACCGGTAAGTCGTTGTTAAAAAataggttttgttttttaattttgttgcttgTAAAAGTGGTTGTATTTAAGTTTGTAAGTTTGTGCAAAAGTAGTGCAAACAAATTGTTCCAAATTGTGGCATTTAGTGCGAAATAAAAAAGCCGACCAACTCTTGGTGCCATGAGTGAGTGAGACTATCAAATGTTAGATGCCGAGTTGATCACATTCAAATCTTATaactattaataatatttaaagcaaaGATTGTAGCACAAACTTCATTTAGTTTATTACCTACCAACCTACGTTAGCAAGTACCGGAGGTTTGATGAAATTTCGAACATCCAGTCAAACTAGCTGTGATCTCAACTAGTATCTTTCGAGAACTCAAAACTGTTAGTGATTATATCAAGGACCTAGAATCTTTCGACTAGGCTTTAGAAACTCTTACGAACTCAAAACGATTGCTGAGCTTTTATCTCAGTATCTATGAGCGGTTTTCTTATCCACAACTcaacatgtttttgtttttattagttgTATTaactgtttattgttattgtagtatggaaaatacttaattttagaaaataaataaataaatatacagccACATACGTATACATTTTCATCTATATAGTACTAACTATTGCACAACACGTAtcttcatattttcaatttccgTTTGAAACGAGTGCAGCTACGTAGCCGAATTAATTACCTACCGAAATGCTCTAGATCGTACGATAACGTTGATGACGATAGTCCGAGCTATAGCGATTAGCATACATGGgcattatatgttttcggtcTTGTCGTACCATCGATTGTACCATTTGTGCCGAGGCTGCATTTTGCTCGTCGCCAATATGATTGGGGAAGACTACGGGACCCGCTGATTCTTTATGAttgaatttctttgttttgcgTTGAAAGTAGTTCACGTAGTCGGGGCGATgttgtgttggaggcgatttgTAATTCGGCTGATATTTGTATGGCGAAGTAGCCGAGTTATGTTTGTAGTTGGGTGTAGTTAAGCCGAACTTTTTGCCATGCGATATGTTGTTTATATTAGGATCAGCGTAAGAGGCGTGTTGACGTTGATGTAGCGGCACGGATGCGATGAAATCGTTGCGCAAGCCACTACCAATACCACCAATATTACTGCCACCGACACCAATGTTCTGTGCGTTTTGCGCTATATTAGCAATAGATTGTTTTGTGGCAATATAAGTTTCAGCGTTGTGATAACTATTTGTATTGCGTTGTGGTGTGTACAGCGGTTTATATTCGGAATTTTCATTCAGCACTAAAGCGCGCCATTCATTCTCTTCATTGCTATATGAATCTTTCGTTGGTGTGAgcatttgttgtggttgttgtttgtgataATACTCATCTCGTGCGATTTGTAATCGCTCGCGCATTCCCGGTTCTAATTCCATAGGCACTTGCTTGATGCGTGCATGCGGTTTGAACTCAATCAAACTTGGTACCCTCGGATGTGCATGCGAGAGATCTTCAATTGGTTTCTTTAAAGGTTTGATATCTGAACTTAACACTATATGTTCTTGATCTTTACTATAGTGATTTATTTTCGATTGTGATGTGTCGTCATTGATGCTATTTTCACCATGCGGTGAGTCGGTCACGGGATGAGAGTTTGCGCCTACGGTCTTTACGACAGCATTGAAACCATTCTTCGAATCAGCTGTGTAATGTACTGTACGTATAGAACCATCTGGCTCGAGTATACTGTAGTGGCCCTTAATCGAATCACCCTCTCTCGATTCCCATTGCGATTTGACATCGCCTGTGTGCAGATCCTTCACGCCATAACTAAAAGCATATTCAGGATGTTCCTGAAAAGATAATTATACAATAAATCATGACTAAACCGAAATAAATTgtgtgatttttaattaatacacaggtgagaattttttcaatttattaaccTACAGTTTGGTAATCCGAGTTCTCAGTTTGATAACTAAACGCTCTAAATATTTTCAGtcttcatttattattaacataattttgatatatcccgttaaaattcaataacaaaatgataaatattaaaatcaccAAAGTCAATTTGCTTTGAAATCTATAAAAGTTGCCACCACCTTAATCCAAATTTCGAATAAATGTTTGAATAATTAATTCAGCTTAGTATATAGTAtgcataaaaaagtaaaaagttcaAATGTTGCCTTCACTCCTAActgttttacatattttttaaaaatatcttcaagttttattaattcattttacttacatttatctctctatacatatatttatttaatttaatgccaACATATTTTCTcaccattaattttatttagacaTGTGGACTTGTCAGTTACCACGGAGGCTTTGCATAAtttaccaacatacatacacacacacacacatttgcttGTTCGTATATTGTAATCGTAAATCACTCGGGGCCCACAGTGTgcgacaaataaaagaaatacaaGTATTACTTAGTCATACAATATTTCATCATAATAAAAGATTGACATTCTAGAGTTATTGTCACTAAATTTTGACAGCCGCGCACGCCCATTTTGTACATAGTACACTCACTTATGACATTTAACGAGATATATTGGAGCATTTTACAAGTGTTTGCATACGATTCCCGTAATTTATTGGGACCGTTTTTCTTTTCTTGCTGCACACATACAATTCTTTGTGTAACTGGTacgctaataaatattttaatttatttgtttaacataATTGCatcattgttatttatttattatgtaataataaatttttttgaatttagttTCATTAATTATCATTTAAAACTTACGAATTCTGGCGCATATTTCATCATTTCATCATCGGTCGCATTATTTTCAGCTTTAGTTTTCGAATCAGCGTTAATCGCAGGCAAATTACATAATAACGGTATTAGTATTACGCAAAATGTTCGCACCTACAGGAGAAATAGAATAGATATAGATATTAATAGTTCCTATTAAGGCtttctatattttctaactTTGAATACTACTTTGATTAGTATATAACTATACTCATTTTAAACTTGGTTAGCTTAAGTGAGttactttgaaaatttgaaaagtttatCCGATAATcatttttcgagttattcgacaaataacaaagatcgctcgGACACTCCAGTGCGCAAGTgagaaactttaaatgcttttttctcaaaactaagttttttttaactggtgacaactgtaactcgcaaaccgctc containing:
- the LOC105212841 gene encoding uncharacterized protein LOC105212841, with the translated sequence MKIVVRTFCVILIPLLCNLPAINADSKTKAENNATDDEMMKYAPEFEHPEYAFSYGVKDLHTGDVKSQWESREGDSIKGHYSILEPDGSIRTVHYTADSKNGFNAVVKTVGANSHPVTDSPHGENSINDDTSQSKINHYSKDQEHIVLSSDIKPLKKPIEDLSHAHPRVPSLIEFKPHARIKQVPMELEPGMRERLQIARDEYYHKQQPQQMLTPTKDSYSNEENEWRALVLNENSEYKPLYTPQRNTNSYHNAETYIATKQSIANIAQNAQNIGVGGSNIGGIGSGLRNDFIASVPLHQRQHASYADPNINNISHGKKFGLTTPNYKHNSATSPYKYQPNYKSPPTQHRPDYVNYFQRKTKKFNHKESAGPVVFPNHIGDEQNAASAQMVQSMVRQDRKHIMPMYANRYSSDYRHQRYRTI